In Geminocystis sp. NIES-3709, a single genomic region encodes these proteins:
- a CDS encoding GTPase, whose product MLDNIDLSQTFNIAIMGRGNTGKSSLMNALLKLSRREALEVTKVGIQTHLTKDFVIQKFFNDDVYLIDTPPIHNEYFEIHKIVNIINDIDLIILVIDGYPVYGHKYIFQKLSIYKSNIFVVLNGMDKWDNCFFDWINYTVSQWANYLNVDKIYLTCTRGYNPTENSPKMDIRGVDLLRQDINNFINEKIRQKQTNVLEQLSVKVEINNKKKEILKLKYPKKTIYPLEFQWALKSCTNTAHKSYEITLKYSNTIKYIIQNLISSLDKKISISNQYKNKELEKSFDKVISAIKQILNKDIDELKLSLAKKKQNLEDYSIVLFGRTRAGKSTIREALTNGDGNTIGKGGQRTTRDVHEYRWNDLRLIDTPGIEAYGGEKDTDKAINKVDEADMVLFLTSDDSVQPGEFEEMARLTKINKPFIVLLNVKAKLETEAQLNRFLTKPEKTFNEERLSGHHHHIQKYVSEHLHIDQVQIIDIQARAGFLSNLPEYKQYKSELWKLSQLDQVYSVIEQDIYNNGNERRASTFFDGTKKFIEKIKNQLSNIQKDIDSQLNLLQIKEKEVKKLFADFMKDTDRKIDSKIKIIFSQFKQEIPAFIEYSVSNRDAKEQWKAKENRLKNKLEESIKIIFQATIKELKEKLSEFEQEYSYDTENIKFNINFDNFDKGIFGNVLKGLGVILGAIGAGVIIFNPAAWVISAGFAVGNMIFNFFSDKVKDDEKRKFNQQKENTKNEILIKVNNQEKELISKLKKEVKSRLQEIEKDILSPLELSRKELSFINQQICIAEQEIKTQLNNLKNDYELIQQSFNN is encoded by the coding sequence ATGCTAGACAACATCGATTTATCCCAAACCTTCAATATCGCCATTATGGGAAGGGGTAACACGGGGAAAAGTTCGTTAATGAATGCTTTATTAAAATTAAGTCGTAGGGAAGCCTTAGAAGTCACCAAAGTAGGAATACAAACTCACCTTACAAAAGATTTTGTCATTCAAAAATTTTTTAATGATGATGTTTATTTAATTGATACTCCTCCTATTCATAATGAATATTTTGAAATTCATAAAATTGTCAATATAATCAATGATATAGACTTAATAATTCTTGTGATTGACGGTTATCCAGTGTATGGACACAAATACATTTTTCAAAAACTAAGTATCTATAAGTCTAATATATTTGTTGTTTTAAATGGTATGGATAAATGGGATAATTGCTTTTTTGATTGGATAAATTATACAGTATCTCAATGGGCTAATTATCTTAATGTTGATAAAATTTATTTGACTTGCACAAGAGGTTATAATCCCACAGAAAATAGTCCAAAAATGGACATTCGAGGAGTTGATTTATTGCGTCAAGATATTAACAATTTTATTAACGAAAAAATTAGACAAAAACAAACAAATGTTTTAGAGCAATTATCTGTAAAAGTTGAGATAAATAATAAGAAGAAGGAAATACTAAAGTTAAAATATCCGAAAAAAACAATTTATCCTTTAGAGTTTCAATGGGCTTTAAAATCTTGTACAAATACTGCCCATAAATCTTATGAAATTACTTTAAAATATAGCAATACAATTAAGTACATAATACAAAATCTCATAAGTAGTTTAGATAAAAAAATCTCTATATCAAATCAATATAAAAATAAAGAGCTAGAAAAATCATTTGATAAAGTTATCTCAGCTATTAAACAGATTTTGAATAAAGATATTGACGAATTAAAATTATCTTTAGCTAAGAAAAAACAAAATTTAGAAGATTATAGTATTGTTTTATTTGGACGTACGAGGGCAGGAAAAAGCACTATTCGAGAAGCCTTAACTAATGGAGATGGTAACACGATCGGTAAAGGAGGGCAACGCACCACCAGAGATGTCCACGAATATAGATGGAATGATCTACGATTGATTGATACCCCCGGTATTGAAGCCTATGGGGGAGAAAAAGACACCGATAAGGCGATTAACAAAGTGGATGAAGCGGATATGGTATTATTCCTTACTAGCGATGATTCTGTGCAACCCGGAGAATTTGAAGAAATGGCAAGGCTAACTAAAATAAATAAGCCTTTTATTGTTCTTTTAAATGTTAAAGCTAAATTAGAAACAGAAGCACAATTAAATCGATTTTTAACCAAGCCAGAAAAAACTTTTAATGAGGAAAGATTATCAGGACATCATCATCATATTCAAAAATATGTTAGTGAACATTTGCATATTGATCAAGTTCAAATTATAGATATTCAAGCAAGGGCAGGATTTTTAAGTAATTTACCTGAATATAAACAATATAAATCTGAATTATGGAAATTAAGTCAATTAGATCAGGTTTATTCAGTAATAGAACAAGACATTTATAATAATGGCAATGAAAGACGAGCTTCTACTTTTTTTGATGGGACAAAAAAATTTATTGAAAAAATAAAAAACCAATTATCAAATATTCAAAAAGATATTGATTCTCAGCTTAATTTATTGCAAATAAAAGAAAAAGAAGTTAAAAAATTATTTGCTGATTTTATGAAAGATACTGATAGAAAAATTGACAGTAAAATAAAGATTATATTTAGTCAATTTAAACAAGAAATTCCAGCTTTTATTGAATATTCAGTATCAAACAGAGATGCTAAAGAACAATGGAAAGCTAAAGAAAATAGATTAAAAAATAAACTAGAAGAATCTATCAAAATAATATTTCAAGCAACTATAAAAGAATTGAAAGAAAAATTGTCAGAATTTGAACAAGAATATAGTTATGATACCGAGAATATCAAATTTAATATTAATTTTGATAACTTTGATAAAGGAATATTTGGAAATGTACTTAAAGGTTTAGGTGTAATATTAGGAGCAATAGGTGCAGGAGTAATTATTTTCAATCCTGCTGCATGGGTTATTAGTGCAGGTTTCGCCGTTGGAAATATGATTTTTAATTTCTTTTCTGATAAGGTTAAAGATGATGAAAAAAGAAAATTTAATCAACAAAAAGAAAATACTAAAAATGAGATACTTATAAAAGTAAATAATCAAGAAAAAGAATTAATTAGTAAACTAAAAAAAGAAGTGAAATCAAGACTACAAGAAATTGAAAAGGATATTTTATCTCCTTTAGAATTGTCTAGGAAAGAACTATCTTTTATTAATCAACAAATTTGCATAGCTGAACAGGAAATAAAAACACAACTTAATAACTTAAAAAATGATTATGAGCTTATCCAACAAAGTTTCAATAACTAA
- a CDS encoding GTPase has protein sequence MSNLKFTQQSETVNNLVKSSLAMLNRYSYPEVEILVEDFNNFWHEHQQQPKLTISFIGQYNAGKSTLIKSLTGDSAILISPEICTDKVTEYSWNDVLLIDTPGIYAGRNDHDEITLKKISRSDLLVFVIPNELFNPQGAEFFKRVANDMQRVGQMMLVINKMSRETGEKNELLKSIKEVIKPHLHQNFYTCFIDANSYLEVRYENDEDEKEFLLEESNFNNFLNSLETLIEQNKLSAKLITPLHKLSDLLTILSNQFNQEENLIPKLLELLRRKENILKASQTRAKNIYISALGQLEHEIIMIGDKIDGNHNENEINEEISNCDQEIRILTETIINNINNDLKSELDDLQNKLKELEDSPLGRTIELELEEMKKNKAYNHKNLNSNYTGKVASKTLHSVGSFASNATRNFVYDVGKTLGVKFKPWGAFNMAKNIRVAGSIFAFAGVAFDVFMAFKEEGDRNEYEKELQKGRNEVRQNYENLAEEISNNYKASITDSLDFYNQEIFDLTLKRNELIKNDQTKEKMKKEIKEQSVKIKHKIAELI, from the coding sequence ATGTCTAATTTAAAATTTACACAACAATCTGAAACTGTTAATAATTTGGTTAAATCCAGTTTAGCTATGCTCAATCGTTATTCATATCCTGAAGTTGAAATTTTAGTAGAAGATTTTAATAATTTTTGGCATGAGCATCAACAACAACCTAAATTAACTATTTCTTTTATTGGACAATATAATGCCGGAAAATCTACTTTAATTAAATCATTAACAGGAGATTCTGCTATTCTTATTAGCCCTGAAATTTGCACCGATAAAGTAACAGAATATAGTTGGAATGATGTTTTATTAATTGATACCCCCGGAATTTATGCTGGAAGAAATGATCACGATGAAATCACCCTTAAAAAAATTTCTCGTTCAGATTTATTAGTTTTTGTTATTCCAAATGAATTATTTAATCCTCAAGGTGCTGAGTTTTTTAAACGAGTGGCAAATGATATGCAAAGAGTTGGACAAATGATGTTAGTTATTAATAAAATGAGTCGTGAAACAGGAGAAAAAAATGAGCTTTTAAAAAGTATTAAAGAAGTGATTAAACCTCATCTTCATCAAAATTTTTATACTTGTTTTATTGATGCTAATTCTTATTTAGAAGTTCGTTACGAAAATGATGAAGATGAAAAAGAGTTTTTGCTAGAAGAATCTAATTTTAATAATTTTTTGAATTCTTTAGAAACACTTATTGAGCAAAATAAATTATCAGCAAAATTAATTACACCTTTACATAAATTGTCTGATTTATTAACAATATTATCCAATCAATTTAATCAGGAAGAAAATTTAATTCCTAAGTTATTAGAGTTATTGAGAAGAAAAGAAAATATTTTAAAAGCATCTCAAACTAGAGCTAAAAATATTTATATTTCTGCTTTAGGTCAATTAGAGCATGAAATAATTATGATTGGTGATAAAATAGATGGAAACCATAATGAAAATGAAATTAATGAGGAAATTAGTAATTGTGATCAAGAGATAAGAATATTAACGGAAACAATTATTAATAATATAAATAATGATTTAAAATCAGAACTTGATGATCTTCAAAATAAATTAAAAGAATTAGAAGATTCTCCATTAGGTAGAACGATCGAATTAGAATTAGAAGAAATGAAGAAAAATAAAGCCTATAATCATAAAAACTTAAACTCTAATTATACAGGAAAAGTTGCCTCTAAAACCCTTCATAGTGTGGGAAGTTTTGCATCTAACGCAACGAGAAATTTTGTTTATGATGTTGGAAAAACATTAGGAGTCAAATTTAAACCTTGGGGTGCATTTAACATGGCTAAAAATATTAGAGTTGCTGGTTCTATTTTTGCCTTTGCTGGTGTTGCATTTGATGTGTTTATGGCGTTTAAAGAAGAAGGTGATCGGAATGAATATGAAAAAGAATTACAAAAAGGAAGAAATGAGGTAAGACAAAATTATGAGAATTTAGCAGAAGAAATCAGCAATAATTATAAAGCAAGTATTACTGATTCTTTAGATTTTTATAATCAGGAAATATTTGACTTAACTTTAAAAAGAAATGAGTTGATAAAAAATGATCAAACAAAAGAGAAAATGAAAAAAGAAATTAAGGAACAATCAGTCAAAATTAAACATAAAATTGCAGAATTAATCTGA
- a CDS encoding ribonuclease R family protein yields the protein MEFSIATILSHLSVDKLVPGKVLEKKLGCEEPEELEKLQIALDVLERIGVVTKEFGKYRRVVEEDVVEAKLRCSSKGFCFAIQDEEDADDIYIRETHLSNAWNSDRVLVKIIKEGTRRRSPEGEVKLIVERANPSVLARVVEDKGEYNAVPLDDRLLFELSLKQNGQPLEEAVNHLVHVNVLRYPIGQNPPLGKVIRVLGSDAETAADTDIVSSKHDLPQEFSDRVLQQAQSLISNITETDLENRTDFRDLLTVTIEQEISKELDLLIENAFTLEKTEDNHWRLGVHITDVSHYVEPETHLDREARKRGTSVHLGDKVIDLLPKAVHKCCSLTTGNDRLTMSVLLTFDDKGQVLEYTITPSVIRVDHRLTYKEVQAMIGSGTTKPELSDTLPLLNHLFFEISPLVKAQRLQRGGFDISLDNITSYFKDEGRIGAIASYATLPVLSLMTELMVLVGKVVAEHLTELQLPAIYCTQAKPDWDELEDLLKLVANLKLDFRLESEDELQSIDYYHLIQEFSKSDYEKVLHYLLLNSLKSDKYSQHPAPHFGLALPIYTHCVSPGQRYIDLQIQRVLKALFEHGRDRRYSRSSKGVELGSNTCHGQINWNVLPPNIQANLEADLHSLITHLNEREKIAQDAETDLAGLKKAEKMKDCTGKVFSGLITGVQSYGFFVQIEDTLVEGLVHVSSLKDDWYEYRSRHTCLVGRKNRTAYRLGDKVEVEIKSVDYYRQQIDLVTVRGGSSAVDEDFED from the coding sequence ATGGAGTTTTCAATCGCTACAATACTTTCTCATCTTAGTGTAGATAAACTCGTACCGGGGAAAGTACTAGAAAAAAAATTAGGTTGTGAAGAACCAGAAGAACTCGAAAAACTACAAATCGCCCTCGATGTTTTAGAAAGGATTGGAGTAGTTACTAAAGAGTTTGGTAAATATCGCCGAGTCGTCGAAGAAGACGTGGTAGAAGCTAAATTGCGATGTTCAAGTAAAGGTTTTTGTTTCGCCATTCAAGATGAGGAAGATGCCGACGATATTTATATTCGAGAAACTCATCTTAGTAATGCTTGGAATAGCGATCGAGTCTTAGTTAAAATTATTAAAGAGGGTACTCGCCGTCGTTCTCCTGAAGGTGAAGTAAAATTAATTGTAGAAAGGGCAAATCCTTCTGTCTTAGCCAGAGTAGTGGAAGATAAAGGGGAGTATAATGCTGTACCCCTAGACGATCGACTATTATTTGAGTTAAGTTTAAAGCAGAATGGGCAACCTTTAGAAGAAGCAGTTAACCACTTAGTCCATGTGAATGTCCTTCGTTACCCTATCGGACAAAATCCCCCTTTAGGTAAGGTTATTCGAGTGTTAGGCAGTGACGCAGAAACCGCCGCCGACACCGATATTGTTTCCTCTAAACACGATTTACCTCAAGAATTTTCCGATAGAGTTTTACAACAAGCACAAAGTTTAATCTCTAATATCACCGAAACTGATTTAGAAAACCGTACAGATTTTCGAGATTTGTTAACCGTTACCATTGAGCAAGAAATCTCTAAAGAGTTAGATTTATTGATCGAAAATGCCTTTACTCTTGAAAAAACTGAAGATAATCATTGGCGTTTAGGTGTTCATATTACTGATGTTTCTCATTATGTTGAGCCTGAAACTCATCTCGATCGAGAAGCCAGAAAAAGAGGTACAAGCGTTCACTTAGGGGATAAAGTCATCGATTTATTACCCAAAGCAGTACATAAATGTTGCTCTTTGACGACAGGAAACGATCGATTGACGATGTCCGTATTACTTACCTTTGATGATAAAGGACAAGTTTTAGAATATACCATCACACCTTCTGTTATTCGGGTAGATCATCGATTAACCTATAAAGAAGTACAAGCTATGATCGGCTCAGGTACAACTAAACCAGAGTTGTCCGATACTTTACCTCTATTAAATCATCTTTTCTTTGAAATCAGTCCTCTAGTTAAAGCCCAAAGATTGCAAAGAGGCGGTTTTGACATTAGCTTAGACAATATTACTTCTTACTTTAAAGATGAAGGCCGAATTGGGGCGATCGCATCCTATGCTACTTTGCCTGTATTATCTTTAATGACAGAGTTAATGGTATTAGTCGGAAAAGTTGTAGCAGAACACTTGACAGAATTACAATTACCTGCAATCTATTGTACCCAAGCAAAACCAGACTGGGATGAGTTAGAAGACTTGCTAAAATTAGTGGCAAATTTAAAACTTGACTTTCGTTTGGAATCCGAAGACGAATTGCAATCTATTGACTACTATCACCTAATCCAAGAATTTAGTAAATCAGATTACGAAAAAGTTTTACACTACCTTTTATTAAACTCTCTTAAATCCGATAAATATTCCCAACATCCTGCACCCCATTTCGGTTTAGCTTTACCGATTTATACTCACTGTGTTTCCCCCGGACAAAGGTATATTGATTTACAAATACAAAGAGTATTAAAAGCTCTTTTTGAACATGGGCGCGATCGCCGTTATAGTCGATCGAGTAAAGGAGTTGAATTAGGCAGTAATACTTGTCATGGTCAAATCAATTGGAATGTTTTGCCTCCCAATATTCAAGCCAACCTTGAAGCGGATTTACACTCGTTAATTACCCATCTCAACGAAAGAGAAAAAATTGCTCAAGATGCGGAGACAGACTTAGCAGGATTGAAAAAAGCAGAAAAAATGAAAGACTGTACCGGTAAAGTTTTTAGTGGCTTAATTACTGGTGTTCAATCTTACGGTTTCTTTGTGCAAATAGAAGATACTCTGGTAGAAGGTTTAGTTCATGTTAGTTCATTAAAAGATGATTGGTATGAATATCGATCTCGTCATACCTGTTTAGTCGGCCGAAAAAATCGTACTGCTTATCGCTTAGGGGATAAAGTTGAAGTTGAAATCAAGAGTGTCGATTACTACCGTCAGCAAATAGACTTAGTCACCGTGCGCGGTGGTAGTAGTGCGGTTGACGAAGATTTCGAGGATTAA
- the smc gene encoding chromosome segregation protein SMC yields the protein MVFVKRVELSRFKSFGGNNSVPFLPGFTVISGPNGSGKSNILDALLFCLGLASSKGMRAERLPDLINNSQNSNGKVMETVVSVTFDLENLGTLNNNLLENNQDINNNIYEEKENFYNDNFLENQLNENSDNEETKYENKINLDLLSELKVTRRLRVTKGGSYASTFYLNDSPCTANELHEQLNRLRIYPEGYNVVLQGDVTRIITMNTKERREIIDELAGVAEFDRKIEQTKTTLEAVKEREEKCHIIQDELIENSAKLKQDSEKAAKYQKLKAQIHEKKQWQIVINWRYLQQEKKEIESQLLELESQQVKKTELLDKIKDKISQNKTELIKLNQEVKALGEEEQISVASRLAIQKGKQQQLQQRLEESIKLEIDITIKQEEIRKKRKEYQEELQNLLIKIEHLQTEIIPQSERNKILVKTELDSYKKQAQEIASQSQAWVTQQTTLNQEISIVQKDLNPLLTQQALLTERCQKLQLTIKNENEQLTTFEEDINSKVGQISLLTAENQNSEANIQILAEKLAKIEAEISLNQDTINRLQIEQREKQRQLDKLEATKQAQQEAQGTYGSKIILNSDLPGVCGLVAQLGEVDSAYQLALEIAAGSRLGFIVVEDDSIAAMGIKLLKQHSAGRATFLPLNKIQSPRLNISRDISQAKGFIDLAVNIVKFESKYQGIFAYVFGNTVIFEDLDSARRLMGQGRIVTLEGELLEPSGAMTGGSVSSRSSLKFGRVSSTESKEVLLLSDRIKEIEDTIIHLSLKISEKKHFVKQWSEELNQERQKRQKKQLMLEQCQQEISRLEKEKEKIIESNANNYQNLVNGKQELTKIEQNIPLLQEKLTLKQEELKELESSYDNKEWQNLQQIINQQELLLEERQSTFNENQQNLQRLINKNEDLQIKIEEGDEKINSLLTQENQVKEDKVKLTEELTLIDEDISKYENLFQELAQKLETIKQERNQQENFVKKLENEQQQLQWSLEKLVLQHQESQTKLNELTLQIEEVRQDLPNPLPEIPWLVNNTESGEINNKITFDSLQDQLEQIKREIRKGEKKLEALEPVNMLALEQYEKNQERLEELSGKLTTLAGERTELLLRVENFTTLRLRAFKESFTAVNENFKTIFATLSEGDGYLKLEDENNPFNGGLTLVAHPKGKPVQRLSSMSGGEKSLTALSFIFALQRYRPSPFYAFDEVDMFLDGANVEKLSKMIQQQAKSAQFIVVSLRRPMIEAAQRTIGVTQAKGAYTQVLGIKLN from the coding sequence ATGGTATTTGTTAAGCGTGTTGAATTATCCCGTTTTAAATCTTTTGGTGGTAATAACTCTGTTCCTTTTTTGCCCGGATTTACAGTCATTTCTGGGCCTAATGGTTCAGGAAAATCTAATATTTTAGATGCGTTGTTATTTTGTTTAGGCTTAGCTAGTTCTAAGGGGATGAGAGCAGAAAGATTACCAGATTTGATAAATAATAGTCAAAATAGTAATGGAAAAGTGATGGAGACTGTCGTTTCTGTTACCTTTGATTTGGAAAATTTAGGTACATTAAATAATAATTTATTAGAGAATAATCAAGATATTAATAATAATATTTATGAAGAAAAAGAAAATTTTTATAATGATAATTTTTTAGAAAATCAGCTAAATGAGAACAGTGATAATGAAGAAACTAAGTACGAAAATAAAATAAATTTAGACTTATTGTCAGAGTTAAAAGTAACTAGACGTTTGCGGGTGACAAAAGGAGGAAGTTATGCCTCAACTTTCTATCTTAATGACAGTCCATGTACTGCTAATGAATTGCATGAACAATTAAACCGTCTGCGAATTTATCCTGAAGGTTATAACGTGGTTTTACAGGGAGACGTTACCCGTATCATTACCATGAATACAAAAGAGAGAAGAGAGATTATAGATGAATTAGCCGGAGTTGCAGAGTTCGATCGAAAAATTGAGCAAACAAAAACTACTTTAGAAGCAGTGAAGGAGAGAGAAGAGAAGTGTCATATTATCCAAGACGAGTTAATAGAAAATAGTGCCAAATTGAAACAGGATTCAGAAAAAGCGGCAAAATATCAAAAGTTAAAAGCACAAATTCACGAAAAGAAACAATGGCAAATAGTTATTAATTGGCGTTATTTACAACAAGAAAAAAAAGAGATAGAATCCCAGTTATTGGAATTAGAAAGTCAACAGGTTAAAAAAACTGAATTATTAGATAAAATAAAAGATAAAATTAGTCAAAATAAAACTGAGTTAATAAAATTAAATCAAGAAGTTAAGGCATTAGGAGAAGAAGAACAAATTAGTGTTGCTTCTCGTTTAGCCATCCAAAAGGGAAAGCAACAACAATTACAGCAAAGATTAGAAGAATCAATAAAATTAGAGATAGACATTACCATCAAACAAGAAGAAATCAGAAAAAAAAGGAAAGAATATCAAGAGGAATTACAGAATTTATTGATAAAAATTGAGCATTTGCAAACAGAAATAATTCCTCAGTCAGAAAGAAACAAAATTTTAGTTAAAACTGAGTTAGATAGTTATAAAAAACAAGCCCAAGAAATTGCCTCTCAATCTCAAGCATGGGTAACTCAACAAACAACACTAAACCAAGAAATTAGTATTGTGCAAAAAGACTTAAATCCTTTACTGACTCAACAAGCATTATTAACAGAAAGATGCCAAAAATTACAGCTAACGATAAAAAATGAAAATGAGCAATTAACTACGTTTGAAGAAGATATTAATAGTAAAGTTGGACAAATTTCCCTTTTAACCGCAGAAAATCAGAATTCAGAAGCAAATATTCAAATATTAGCTGAAAAATTAGCAAAAATTGAGGCAGAAATTTCTTTAAATCAAGATACCATTAATCGCTTACAAATTGAGCAACGGGAAAAGCAACGACAGTTAGACAAGTTAGAAGCAACTAAACAAGCACAACAAGAAGCCCAAGGTACTTATGGCAGTAAAATTATTCTTAATTCAGATTTGCCGGGGGTATGTGGTTTAGTTGCACAATTAGGGGAAGTGGATTCGGCTTATCAACTGGCTTTGGAAATTGCGGCAGGAAGTCGTTTAGGATTTATCGTGGTGGAGGATGATTCCATAGCGGCAATGGGTATTAAACTTTTAAAGCAACATTCCGCAGGAAGGGCAACTTTTTTGCCTTTGAATAAGATACAATCTCCTCGTTTAAACATTTCCAGAGACATTTCTCAAGCAAAAGGTTTTATTGATTTAGCTGTTAATATAGTTAAGTTTGAGTCTAAGTATCAGGGAATTTTTGCTTATGTTTTTGGCAATACTGTTATTTTTGAAGACTTAGATTCGGCACGACGTTTGATGGGACAAGGGCGTATTGTTACTTTAGAGGGAGAATTATTAGAACCTAGTGGAGCTATGACAGGGGGGAGTGTTTCTTCTCGATCGAGCTTAAAATTTGGTAGAGTATCATCAACGGAAAGTAAGGAAGTTCTTTTATTGAGCGATCGTATTAAAGAAATCGAAGACACAATTATCCATCTTAGTTTGAAAATATCAGAAAAAAAGCACTTTGTCAAGCAGTGGTCAGAAGAATTAAATCAAGAAAGACAAAAAAGACAGAAAAAACAGTTAATGTTAGAACAATGTCAGCAGGAAATTAGCCGTTTAGAAAAAGAGAAAGAAAAAATTATTGAGTCTAATGCTAATAATTATCAAAATTTAGTTAACGGGAAACAAGAATTAACTAAAATTGAGCAAAATATACCTTTATTACAAGAGAAATTAACACTAAAACAGGAAGAATTAAAAGAGTTAGAATCTAGCTATGATAATAAAGAATGGCAAAATTTACAGCAGATAATTAATCAACAAGAATTGTTATTGGAAGAAAGACAATCTACTTTTAATGAAAATCAACAAAATTTACAACGATTGATAAATAAAAATGAAGATTTACAGATAAAAATTGAGGAAGGAGACGAGAAGATTAATAGTTTATTAACACAGGAAAATCAAGTTAAGGAAGATAAGGTTAAGTTAACAGAAGAATTAACTCTTATTGATGAAGATATTAGTAAATATGAAAATCTTTTTCAAGAATTAGCTCAAAAATTAGAAACAATTAAACAAGAAAGAAATCAACAAGAAAATTTTGTTAAAAAATTAGAAAATGAACAACAACAATTACAGTGGAGTTTGGAAAAGTTAGTTTTACAACATCAAGAATCTCAGACTAAATTAAATGAATTAACTTTACAGATAGAAGAAGTTAGGCAAGATTTACCCAATCCTTTACCAGAAATTCCTTGGTTAGTTAATAATACAGAAAGTGGCGAAATTAATAATAAAATTACCTTTGATAGTTTGCAAGATCAACTAGAACAAATTAAGCGAGAAATTCGTAAAGGGGAGAAAAAATTAGAGGCTCTTGAGCCTGTTAATATGTTAGCTTTAGAACAGTATGAAAAAAATCAAGAAAGACTAGAAGAATTGTCAGGAAAATTGACAACTTTAGCCGGAGAAAGGACAGAATTATTATTACGAGTAGAAAATTTTACTACTTTAAGATTAAGAGCATTTAAAGAATCTTTTACTGCCGTTAATGAAAACTTTAAAACTATTTTTGCTACTCTTTCTGAGGGGGATGGTTACTTAAAATTAGAGGATGAAAATAACCCTTTTAATGGTGGTTTAACTCTAGTTGCACATCCTAAAGGAAAACCAGTACAAAGATTAAGTTCGATGTCTGGAGGCGAAAAATCTTTGACGGCTTTAAGTTTTATTTTTGCTTTGCAAAGATACCGTCCTTCACCTTTTTATGCTTTTGATGAAGTCGATATGTTTTTAGATGGTGCTAATGTGGAAAAACTCTCAAAAATGATTCAACAACAAGCAAAATCAGCTCAATTTATTGTGGTAAGTTTAAGACGACCAATGATCGAAGCGGCTCAACGCACGATCGGAGTTACTCAGGCTAAAGGGGCTTATACTCAAGTTTTAGGTATTAAACTTAATTAG